From one Gracilimonas sp. genomic stretch:
- a CDS encoding mechanosensitive ion channel, with protein sequence MEIGNIYELVTGKLEEWLTTTIEMLPNLAVALLVVIVFYAIAKGIRKFVGKILSKVTTNKTVTNLAQTVLGVLVIGIGVFFALSILNLDGMVTSLLAGAGIIGLALGFAFQDIASNFISGVLLSVRHPFGIGDIIETNDLFGTVQKLNLRNTVIRTPQGQIIYVPNKVVYENPFTNYTKNGERRIDLACGVSYGDDLGKAKKVALEAVEKLDQRDTSRDVELYYNEFGDSSINFTLRFWIPFEKLPQYWGAQSEAIMALKKAFDENDIMIPFPIRTLDFGIRGGEKLSASMVNSGNGSKNAG encoded by the coding sequence ATGGAAATTGGAAATATCTACGAACTGGTAACAGGAAAACTGGAAGAATGGCTGACTACCACCATCGAAATGCTTCCCAATCTGGCGGTGGCACTGCTGGTGGTTATCGTGTTTTATGCCATTGCCAAAGGGATCAGGAAATTTGTTGGAAAGATCCTTTCTAAAGTCACAACCAATAAAACGGTTACAAATTTAGCCCAAACAGTTCTGGGTGTCTTGGTAATTGGTATCGGGGTGTTCTTTGCACTAAGTATCCTCAATCTTGATGGAATGGTCACCAGTTTACTTGCTGGTGCAGGTATTATTGGCCTGGCCTTAGGTTTTGCTTTTCAGGATATTGCCTCAAACTTTATATCCGGTGTTTTATTATCGGTTCGCCATCCTTTTGGGATTGGAGATATTATTGAGACAAACGACCTGTTTGGAACCGTACAGAAGTTAAATCTCAGAAATACTGTAATCCGTACTCCACAGGGACAAATTATCTATGTTCCCAACAAAGTGGTTTATGAGAATCCATTCACCAACTACACTAAAAATGGGGAGAGAAGGATCGATCTGGCTTGTGGCGTATCCTATGGTGATGATTTGGGAAAAGCTAAAAAAGTAGCATTAGAGGCTGTAGAAAAACTGGATCAAAGGGATACTTCCAGAGATGTAGAGCTTTATTACAATGAGTTTGGAGACAGTTCCATCAATTTCACCCTTCGTTTTTGGATTCCCTTCGAAAAGTTGCCTCAATACTGGGGAGCTCAAAGTGAAGCAATTATGGCTCTTAAAAAAGCTTTTGATGAGAACGATATTATGATTCCATTCCCGATCAGAACGCTGGATTTTGGGATAAGAGGCGGAGAAAAACTAAGTGCCTCCATGGTAAATAGTGGCAATGGTTCTAAAAACGCGGGTTAA
- a CDS encoding protein-L-isoaspartate(D-aspartate) O-methyltransferase: MQEDRRFVRPRKQLVETLRKKGIEDERVLMAIGKIPRHKLIDTALHTKAYNDTALPIGMGQTISQPFTVAAQTELLNIEKGEKILEIGTGSGYQCMVLCELGADVYSVERHKELYHRAKEALHEMGYKAMLKVGDGTLGWSTYAPYDGIVVTAGAPVVPDDLVQQLAIGGRLVIPVGDDTKQMMLRITRVSENEYEREELADFKFVPLIGEKGWGGS; encoded by the coding sequence TTGCAGGAAGATCGCAGATTTGTCAGGCCGAGAAAGCAGTTGGTAGAAACACTGCGCAAAAAAGGTATCGAAGATGAGCGTGTATTAATGGCTATCGGGAAGATCCCGCGCCATAAACTGATCGATACGGCACTTCACACCAAAGCTTATAACGATACGGCACTTCCTATTGGAATGGGGCAAACTATCTCTCAGCCTTTCACCGTAGCGGCTCAAACCGAACTTTTGAATATCGAAAAAGGAGAGAAGATATTAGAAATCGGCACGGGATCAGGATATCAATGCATGGTATTGTGTGAACTCGGAGCTGACGTTTACAGTGTGGAAAGGCATAAGGAATTATATCACCGGGCCAAAGAAGCCCTTCATGAAATGGGATATAAAGCCATGCTGAAGGTAGGTGATGGAACTTTGGGATGGTCAACCTATGCTCCTTATGACGGGATTGTAGTAACAGCAGGCGCACCCGTAGTGCCAGATGATTTAGTGCAACAATTAGCCATTGGTGGCCGGCTGGTGATTCCTGTTGGAGACGACACCAAACAAATGATGTTACGAATTACCAGGGTTTCTGAAAATGAATATGAACGAGAAGAACTGGCAGATTTTAAATTCGTCCCTCTCATCGGCGAAAAAGGGTGGGGTGGCTCATAG
- a CDS encoding DUF368 domain-containing protein → MTDQEQTSTSPKDTTTFKEAPFLALKGFLMGSADIVPGVSGGTMALIVGIYERLLNAIKSVNGNFLKLFFTLKWKSAFKEIHFFFLIFLFSGIFSALAFFTKVVPLQVYMFTHPEIVYGLFFGLIVGSIYILIKALERFTKTELLMLVLGIAFGVWIVSLVPADTPEHPAFVFLSGSIAICAMILPGISGSYLLLIMRKYDYLLSEIGKLGGVETVDGMLGLLPFILGAIVGLAAFSRFLSWFLSKYHSQTIAVLIGFLIGSLYVIWPYQHREFVQHAEVTQVEYMNHPKVQELMENPPNTNLPEYERIGEIKNAESTFDEMKQVEIETVKNKLIKSEPFIPGWLGAKSGDDPNVWGGVIGIFIGIILVGGLDRLRKK, encoded by the coding sequence GTGACTGATCAAGAGCAAACTTCAACCTCCCCCAAAGACACTACTACTTTTAAAGAAGCCCCGTTTTTAGCCTTAAAGGGCTTTTTGATGGGTTCGGCTGATATTGTACCTGGCGTGAGTGGTGGCACCATGGCTCTGATAGTTGGTATCTACGAGCGATTGCTGAATGCCATTAAAAGCGTAAATGGTAATTTTTTAAAGCTATTTTTCACGTTAAAGTGGAAATCAGCCTTCAAAGAAATACACTTCTTTTTCCTGATTTTTCTCTTTTCAGGGATTTTTTCTGCCCTGGCTTTTTTTACCAAAGTCGTGCCTCTTCAGGTTTATATGTTCACCCATCCGGAAATCGTATATGGACTCTTTTTTGGGTTGATTGTGGGTTCCATCTATATCCTGATTAAAGCACTTGAACGCTTCACTAAAACTGAACTGCTGATGCTGGTGTTAGGTATCGCATTTGGAGTCTGGATTGTATCCCTTGTTCCTGCTGATACCCCCGAGCACCCGGCTTTTGTATTCCTTAGTGGAAGTATCGCCATTTGTGCCATGATTTTACCGGGTATTTCAGGTTCATACCTGCTGCTCATCATGAGGAAGTATGACTACTTGCTCTCTGAAATTGGGAAGCTGGGTGGTGTCGAAACCGTGGATGGTATGCTTGGACTGTTACCTTTCATATTGGGAGCTATTGTCGGACTTGCGGCTTTTTCCCGTTTTCTCTCCTGGTTTCTTTCAAAGTATCACTCACAAACCATAGCTGTGTTAATAGGCTTTTTGATTGGTTCGCTTTATGTGATCTGGCCGTATCAGCACAGGGAGTTTGTTCAGCATGCAGAGGTAACTCAGGTGGAGTATATGAATCACCCCAAGGTACAAGAGCTGATGGAAAATCCACCCAATACTAATCTTCCGGAATATGAGAGGATTGGCGAAATTAAAAATGCGGAATCGACCTTTGACGAAATGAAACAGGTGGAAATAGAAACCGTGAAGAATAAACTCATCAAGTCAGAACCATTCATACCAGGCTGGCTGGGAGCGAAATCGGGAGACGACCCAAATGTGTGGGGTGGTGTCATCGGGATCTTTATAGGGATCATTTTAGTGGGTGGATTAGACCGGCTGCGAAAAAAATAA
- a CDS encoding Spy/CpxP family protein refolding chaperone, giving the protein MNTNLDMEIEMKTLLKSIALTTLIFSFAVSASAQQRFNNSTRPKANCIDQIQQFRGNQGSQHQRMLQYLDLSDEQNEQIQSIHLNGQKAMLPLRNQMREKNARLLSLTTGDEFDEAAVNTLITEISDLNASMMTMRISHRQQIRSLLTEEQQVKFDSFHMNMKNRSGRMGRGQ; this is encoded by the coding sequence ATGAACACCAATTTAGATATGGAGATTGAGATGAAAACTCTTTTAAAATCAATAGCCCTTACAACGTTGATATTTTCCTTTGCTGTGAGTGCATCTGCCCAGCAACGATTTAATAATTCAACCCGACCAAAGGCAAACTGTATTGACCAAATTCAACAATTCAGAGGTAATCAGGGCAGTCAGCATCAGCGAATGCTCCAATACCTTGATCTATCTGATGAGCAAAACGAACAAATTCAAAGCATTCACTTGAATGGGCAAAAAGCCATGCTCCCATTGCGAAATCAAATGCGCGAGAAAAATGCCCGGCTACTATCGTTAACTACCGGCGATGAATTTGATGAAGCTGCTGTAAACACCCTTATTACAGAAATCAGTGATCTTAATGCATCTATGATGACAATGAGAATTTCTCATCGTCAACAAATCCGAAGTTTGTTAACCGAAGAGCAACAGGTCAAATTTGACTCCTTCCACATGAATATGAAGAACCGTAGCGGACGAATGGGACGGGGTCAATAG
- a CDS encoding RNA polymerase sigma factor: MKPQNDGQIGENDFIGRLKKQDQSAFKQLVNTYKDQVYNTCLGFLKNPHDAEDVAQEVFIQIYDSIDDFREEATLSTWIYRIAVTKSLELIRYRKRKKRSGFFQAMSSVFSEPDEEADESGYMHPGVKLENKERAAVLFNEIEQLPERQRIAFTLQKVEGLSYQEVADVMKLSIPAVESLLYRGKENLKKQLSSYYQQNELD, from the coding sequence ATGAAACCTCAAAATGATGGTCAGATCGGAGAAAATGATTTCATAGGGCGCCTTAAAAAGCAGGATCAATCGGCTTTCAAACAGCTGGTGAATACATATAAGGATCAGGTTTATAATACCTGTCTAGGCTTTTTAAAAAATCCCCATGATGCTGAAGATGTAGCACAGGAAGTTTTCATTCAAATATATGATTCGATTGATGACTTCCGGGAAGAAGCAACCTTATCAACATGGATTTACAGAATTGCAGTTACAAAGTCTTTAGAATTGATTCGATATCGAAAGCGCAAAAAGCGGTCCGGTTTTTTTCAGGCCATGAGTTCTGTTTTCAGTGAACCGGATGAAGAGGCTGATGAATCCGGATATATGCATCCCGGAGTTAAACTGGAGAATAAAGAGCGGGCGGCCGTTTTATTTAATGAAATTGAACAACTTCCCGAACGACAACGCATTGCCTTCACCTTACAAAAAGTGGAAGGACTTAGCTATCAGGAAGTGGCAGATGTGATGAAATTAAGCATTCCAGCTGTAGAATCTTTACTGTATCGAGGCAAAGAAAATTTAAAAAAGCAGCTGTCTTCTTACTACCAACAAAACGAACTGGACTAA
- a CDS encoding heavy metal translocating P-type ATPase, producing the protein MPREHRVEVILTLVCTLSLGIGFFGSLFKLISYDTARLFYIVSYLSGGYFGLVESVQFLIKRKFNVDLLMILAAAGAAIIDYWLEGAILLFLFSLSNTLQHFAMERSRNAISALMKLRPSEALVRSPDGTEQKVAVEKLKLGDIIVVKPGERIPIDGIIKSGKGTVDQSAITGESAPVFKENGAEVFAATFNENGILEIKVTRTADDTTLAKIIKMVEQAQSKKAETQRFLDKFESNYAVSVILSTIALILVPFYVLDQPFDSVFYRAMTILVVASPCALIISTPASILSAIANAARSGILFKGGAYLEQAASIQAIAFDKTGTLTKGKPSVTEIIPITGSENELLSLAASAEEHSEHHLADAIVKEAQKRGINLLRAENVQAIIGKGISATLNGDVIKVGNRYLFGDILTNQPKEFESNLVTIKDQGKTIIYVARNNSIIGAIALADEIREQAKATLLELENLGIHDVTILTGDSLNVAQNVAEQLNISNFHAGLLPDQKVELIQKLSQNKIVAMVGDGVNDAPALAASHLGIAMGAAGTDVALETADVVLMSDDLTKLPYMIRLARRAKTVVWQNIIFSLVIIAMLVSSVFLFKLPMTLGVIGHEGSTLLVVLNGLRLLKNS; encoded by the coding sequence ATGCCAAGAGAACACCGGGTTGAAGTTATTCTAACCTTAGTTTGTACTTTGAGTCTTGGCATTGGTTTCTTTGGATCTTTGTTTAAGTTGATCTCCTATGATACGGCACGCCTTTTTTATATAGTCTCCTATTTATCTGGTGGGTATTTTGGGTTGGTTGAAAGCGTACAGTTTTTAATAAAAAGAAAATTCAATGTAGACCTTCTCATGATATTAGCTGCAGCTGGAGCAGCTATAATCGATTACTGGTTAGAGGGTGCTATTCTGCTTTTCTTGTTTTCGCTTAGCAATACATTGCAACACTTTGCCATGGAAAGAAGTCGAAATGCCATAAGCGCTTTAATGAAGCTAAGACCATCGGAGGCGTTAGTTAGAAGCCCAGATGGTACAGAGCAAAAAGTAGCTGTCGAAAAATTAAAACTCGGAGATATTATTGTAGTAAAACCCGGGGAACGCATCCCTATTGATGGAATTATAAAATCCGGAAAAGGAACGGTGGATCAATCGGCTATCACTGGAGAAAGTGCTCCTGTATTTAAAGAAAATGGAGCGGAGGTTTTTGCTGCAACATTTAATGAGAACGGTATTTTAGAAATTAAGGTAACGCGTACCGCTGATGATACAACACTCGCCAAGATCATTAAAATGGTTGAGCAGGCTCAAAGCAAAAAAGCAGAAACACAGAGGTTCCTCGATAAATTTGAATCTAACTATGCCGTAAGTGTCATTCTTTCTACTATCGCGCTTATTCTCGTTCCTTTTTATGTACTTGATCAACCTTTTGATTCCGTTTTTTACAGAGCCATGACCATTCTGGTGGTTGCCTCGCCCTGTGCTTTGATCATTTCTACCCCAGCCAGCATTCTATCTGCCATAGCTAATGCTGCTCGTTCTGGTATTCTATTCAAAGGAGGGGCATACCTGGAACAAGCCGCGTCTATTCAAGCCATTGCATTTGATAAAACCGGAACTCTAACAAAAGGCAAACCATCTGTTACCGAGATCATTCCTATTACAGGATCTGAAAACGAACTACTTAGTCTTGCTGCATCAGCAGAGGAACATTCGGAACATCATCTTGCTGATGCCATTGTTAAAGAGGCCCAAAAAAGAGGGATCAACCTTTTAAGAGCTGAAAATGTTCAGGCTATTATCGGAAAAGGAATTTCTGCAACGTTGAATGGAGATGTTATCAAAGTTGGAAACCGATATTTATTTGGAGATATCCTTACAAATCAGCCAAAAGAATTCGAAAGTAATTTAGTGACGATTAAGGATCAGGGAAAAACTATTATCTACGTGGCAAGAAATAATTCGATAATTGGGGCTATCGCTTTAGCTGATGAAATTCGGGAACAGGCTAAAGCGACTCTGCTTGAACTCGAAAACTTGGGTATACATGATGTAACAATACTCACGGGAGACTCACTTAATGTAGCTCAAAATGTCGCTGAACAACTTAACATCTCAAACTTTCATGCCGGGCTTCTTCCAGATCAAAAAGTTGAGCTAATTCAAAAGCTATCTCAGAATAAAATTGTTGCCATGGTAGGAGACGGTGTTAATGACGCCCCGGCACTAGCTGCAAGTCATTTGGGTATAGCCATGGGGGCTGCCGGAACCGATGTAGCTTTGGAAACAGCCGATGTAGTATTGATGTCAGACGACCTGACCAAATTGCCCTACATGATCCGACTAGCGCGCCGTGCCAAAACGGTGGTTTGGCAAAACATCATCTTTAGTTTAGTCATAATTGCTATGCTGGTAAGCTCCGTTTTTCTTTTCAAATTGCCTATGACGCTTGGAGTGATAGGGCATGAAGGCAGTACTCTCTTAGTAGTATTGAATGGTCTGAGACTACTTAAGAATTCATAA
- a CDS encoding peroxiredoxin-like family protein yields the protein MNHCLKSIFILLSISVLSSPFIQAQNYAESADKVTPLLISSEIPDVSLKNIDGETVSLRSRVYEQPTILVFYRGGWCPYCNRHLAELKKIEEELYEIGYQILAISPDRPEKLKATLNENELGYTLLSDSPMEVTKAFGLAFKVDPKTVERYISLGIDLEADSGYDHHLLPAPAVYIVNTEGIVRFNYVNPNYRERINGDVLLSAAKAYYKE from the coding sequence ATGAATCACTGTCTTAAATCTATCTTTATACTTTTAAGTATTTCTGTTTTATCATCCCCATTTATACAGGCGCAGAATTATGCTGAAAGTGCTGATAAAGTTACACCGCTTTTAATCAGCTCAGAAATACCGGATGTATCACTCAAAAACATTGATGGTGAAACTGTCAGCCTCCGCAGCAGAGTGTACGAACAGCCGACCATATTGGTTTTTTATCGTGGTGGATGGTGCCCGTACTGTAACCGGCACCTTGCTGAATTGAAAAAAATTGAAGAAGAACTCTATGAAATCGGATACCAGATTCTGGCTATTAGTCCCGATCGCCCCGAAAAACTGAAAGCAACATTAAATGAAAATGAACTAGGATATACTCTGTTGTCAGATAGTCCTATGGAAGTAACGAAAGCATTTGGATTAGCCTTTAAAGTAGACCCGAAGACGGTTGAAAGATATATATCATTGGGTATTGACCTTGAAGCAGATTCAGGGTATGATCATCACCTGCTTCCGGCCCCGGCTGTTTATATTGTGAATACAGAAGGAATCGTCCGGTTCAATTATGTGAATCCAAACTACAGAGAACGTATTAATGGTGATGTTCTACTCTCAGCAGCCAAAGCCTATTACAAAGAATAA
- a CDS encoding periplasmic heavy metal sensor has protein sequence MTIEKKYKWVLTGFIIMLVLNLAALTTIWFGSPVTRDWNYRNNGNQGRTQVHKFMQKELGLSEAQTDSISTLRKAHFGEMRKLRNNLEVQRQAYFDFIMSENSDNPSQRDSLLNELTRQYIEVEGALYVHLSEMKSVLNSSQQKKFKQLMRETLLKSHRRNQAHNPIGHR, from the coding sequence ATGACGATTGAGAAAAAATACAAATGGGTGCTGACCGGCTTTATCATCATGCTGGTGTTAAACCTCGCTGCTTTAACAACCATTTGGTTTGGAAGTCCGGTTACCCGTGACTGGAATTATCGTAACAATGGAAATCAGGGTAGAACTCAAGTCCACAAATTCATGCAAAAGGAACTTGGCCTTTCTGAAGCCCAAACCGATAGTATATCAACGTTACGAAAAGCACATTTTGGAGAAATGAGAAAACTCCGAAACAATCTTGAAGTTCAACGCCAAGCCTATTTTGACTTTATTATGAGTGAGAATTCTGATAATCCATCACAAAGAGACTCTCTGTTGAATGAACTTACCAGGCAATATATTGAAGTAGAAGGAGCTTTATATGTTCATCTTTCCGAGATGAAATCCGTTTTAAATTCCAGTCAACAGAAGAAATTCAAGCAACTTATGAGAGAAACGCTTCTGAAAAGTCACCGCCGAAATCAGGCACATAACCCAATTGGACACAGATAG
- the lgt gene encoding prolipoprotein diacylglyceryl transferase — MIIALLQNLTWGIDPEIFSLGPIAPRWYGLLFAGAFVSGYFFGVKMWKDGGRKVEEMESILTWILVGTVIGARLGHVIFYDPSYYLRNLDQVLAIWNGGLASHGAAIGIIVAMYYQAKKAPKMSFWWLADRVVIPTAVGGAFIRTGNFFNSEIFGHATDAPWGVIFTNLPGPAGTIPRHPTMLYEAILCLLVFAVLWYIYKKYKAHPPEGSLFGMFLILLFSGRFFLEYTKIPQANFASDWVFNMGQLLSIPLVLIGLYIVVKRVDWSSYSKSPANS, encoded by the coding sequence ATGATTATCGCATTACTGCAAAATCTTACGTGGGGCATCGACCCTGAAATTTTTTCATTAGGGCCCATCGCTCCCCGCTGGTATGGACTACTGTTTGCCGGAGCCTTTGTATCCGGTTATTTCTTTGGGGTGAAAATGTGGAAAGATGGCGGTCGTAAGGTAGAGGAGATGGAAAGCATCCTAACCTGGATTTTAGTCGGAACCGTGATTGGAGCCCGTCTTGGTCATGTCATTTTCTATGACCCCTCCTATTACCTGCGGAATTTAGATCAGGTACTTGCAATATGGAACGGCGGATTGGCAAGTCACGGAGCGGCTATAGGTATTATCGTAGCGATGTATTATCAGGCTAAAAAAGCACCGAAAATGAGTTTTTGGTGGCTGGCCGACCGTGTTGTAATTCCGACTGCCGTAGGCGGTGCTTTTATAAGAACGGGTAATTTTTTCAATTCTGAGATTTTCGGACACGCTACCGACGCTCCATGGGGAGTCATCTTTACCAACCTGCCCGGACCGGCAGGTACGATTCCCCGCCACCCAACCATGTTATACGAAGCAATTCTGTGCTTATTGGTTTTTGCTGTACTCTGGTATATCTACAAAAAATACAAAGCGCACCCACCGGAAGGTTCTTTGTTTGGGATGTTTCTGATTCTATTATTCTCAGGCCGGTTCTTCCTCGAATACACCAAAATTCCGCAGGCCAATTTTGCCAGCGACTGGGTTTTCAATATGGGGCAGCTTTTAAGCATTCCCCTCGTATTGATTGGCTTATACATCGTGGTTAAAAGAGTGGACTGGAGCAGTTACTCGAAATCTCCGGCTAATTCGTAA
- a CDS encoding universal stress protein, with translation MNVERVLIPTDLSQKSNAALKSADLFIDKFDCTVDLMHVIPLSKYLGDSFDKIGVPLSMDKEVYPKLIENQRKELSTFANEHIKKKDRRGEYIVTIDRKPSDSILNQIGKGKYDLVIMSAKGDHFADFFHGSATDKVIRRSKTPVLTLSEKMVSDHINTVVVPCDFSNHSLAAIPMAFDIAQKFGAKLELLNVIEMYAHDVHGIEPTTIGVDEEAVYGGLKGRLKSFFDDFEEYNFSVEDADGEFEDVLVHHENGEESRIACKTVILKSIAAHHEIIDYSNEHADLVVMSTHGRTGLSRMLLGSTTEQVIQHLKKPQITIKPDLKD, from the coding sequence ATGAATGTCGAGCGAGTATTAATTCCCACCGATCTTTCCCAAAAATCTAATGCGGCACTTAAGTCAGCCGATCTCTTTATAGATAAATTTGATTGTACGGTTGACCTGATGCATGTTATTCCTTTATCGAAGTACTTGGGTGATAGCTTTGATAAAATCGGAGTCCCGCTGAGTATGGATAAGGAAGTATATCCTAAGTTGATTGAAAACCAGCGAAAAGAGCTCAGCACCTTTGCTAACGAGCACATTAAAAAGAAAGACCGGCGCGGGGAATACATAGTTACGATAGACCGTAAACCTTCCGATTCAATTCTTAATCAAATAGGAAAAGGGAAGTATGATTTGGTGATAATGAGTGCAAAGGGCGATCATTTTGCTGATTTTTTTCATGGAAGTGCAACCGATAAAGTAATTCGGCGCTCGAAAACACCGGTGCTTACCCTTTCAGAGAAAATGGTATCCGACCATATAAACACCGTTGTGGTTCCATGCGACTTTTCTAACCATTCGCTGGCTGCCATTCCAATGGCTTTTGATATAGCACAGAAATTCGGAGCCAAACTTGAGCTGCTCAATGTAATCGAAATGTATGCTCATGATGTGCATGGGATTGAGCCTACAACAATAGGAGTAGATGAGGAAGCTGTTTATGGAGGTCTTAAAGGGCGTCTAAAAAGCTTTTTTGATGATTTTGAGGAATATAATTTTTCTGTTGAAGATGCTGACGGAGAATTCGAAGATGTTCTGGTACATCATGAAAATGGAGAAGAGAGCCGGATTGCTTGCAAGACGGTTATTCTGAAGTCGATTGCTGCCCACCATGAGATCATCGATTATTCAAACGAACATGCTGACTTGGTGGTAATGAGTACTCACGGACGAACCGGACTCTCCCGTATGCTTTTGGGTTCTACCACCGAACAGGTGATTCAGCACTTGAAAAAACCACAAATTACCATCAAGCCAGATCTGAAAGACTAA
- a CDS encoding SprT family zinc-dependent metalloprotease — MAGNKIYSESEFQVSGLKIDVIRKNVKNLNLRVYPAEHRVRISVPRRIPDSEVARFIEDKLPWIRKHLANYRKRPKSEPKKFITGESHSVWGQKLELVVVEKNKPPRVFVDDDKLNLYIRPGTDQKKRASVLKEWYRDELKQRIPELIGKWEPQMGVKVEEFGVKQMKTRWGTCNIRARRIWLNLELAKKRPELLEYVVVHEMVHLLERLHNKRFYGFMSRFLPNWKALKNELNGKSHVSDC; from the coding sequence ATGGCTGGAAATAAAATTTATAGCGAAAGTGAATTTCAGGTTTCCGGCTTAAAGATTGATGTTATTAGAAAAAACGTTAAAAATCTTAATCTCAGGGTTTATCCTGCAGAGCACCGTGTTCGTATTTCCGTCCCCCGGCGAATTCCCGATTCGGAAGTAGCACGATTTATTGAAGACAAGCTTCCCTGGATTCGTAAACATTTAGCTAATTATCGGAAAAGACCTAAATCCGAGCCAAAAAAATTTATTACCGGAGAGTCACATTCAGTTTGGGGACAAAAGCTTGAGTTGGTAGTAGTTGAAAAGAATAAACCGCCCCGGGTTTTTGTGGATGATGACAAACTGAATTTATACATACGTCCCGGAACCGATCAAAAAAAGAGAGCTTCTGTGCTGAAAGAGTGGTACAGGGATGAGTTAAAGCAAAGAATCCCGGAGTTGATCGGGAAGTGGGAGCCTCAGATGGGAGTTAAGGTTGAAGAGTTTGGAGTAAAACAAATGAAAACCCGCTGGGGCACGTGCAACATTCGCGCACGCAGAATCTGGTTGAATCTGGAGTTAGCTAAAAAAAGACCGGAACTCCTTGAATATGTGGTGGTTCACGAAATGGTGCATTTGCTGGAGCGCCTTCACAATAAACGGTTTTATGGTTTTATGAGCCGATTCCTGCCCAACTGGAAAGCCCTGAAAAACGAACTGAACGGAAAGTCGCACGTCTCAGATTGCTGA